Proteins encoded together in one uncultured Desulfosarcina sp. window:
- a CDS encoding AraC family transcriptional regulator, which translates to MIYDPGICIIAQGQKTGYLGGRTFQYDANHYLVTTVTMPFECEASASPDKPLRGLFIDIDMAQLNDLIGRLGLELEIENHREKGLPRGIGPAAMDDDMADATARLLKCLQSEAEAEILGPGLVREILYRALCGTQAPVLYSLAMHSGTFSQVARVLKVMQDEYAGKLDVEKLAGKARMSASAFHRAFKEITSDSPMQYLKKIRLAKARDLMMQHNLKAYIAADKVGYESSSQFSREFKRYFGQSPAEMMRELRVA; encoded by the coding sequence CTGATTTATGATCCGGGGATCTGCATCATTGCCCAGGGTCAGAAGACCGGCTATCTGGGTGGTCGGACGTTTCAGTATGATGCCAACCATTACCTGGTCACCACCGTGACCATGCCCTTTGAATGCGAGGCCTCTGCAAGCCCTGACAAGCCTTTGCGCGGCCTGTTTATCGATATCGACATGGCCCAGTTGAATGACTTGATCGGCCGATTGGGGCTGGAATTGGAAATCGAGAATCATCGTGAAAAGGGGCTGCCCCGCGGGATCGGTCCTGCTGCCATGGACGACGATATGGCGGATGCGACAGCAAGGCTGCTCAAGTGCCTTCAGTCAGAGGCGGAAGCCGAAATCCTGGGTCCGGGCCTGGTTCGGGAAATTCTTTACCGGGCGCTTTGCGGCACCCAGGCTCCGGTCCTTTATTCACTGGCCATGCACAGCGGCACATTTTCCCAGGTGGCGCGCGTATTGAAAGTCATGCAGGACGAGTATGCCGGGAAACTCGACGTGGAAAAACTGGCCGGCAAAGCGCGCATGAGCGCCTCGGCATTTCACCGGGCTTTTAAAGAAATCACATCGGATTCCCCCATGCAGTATCTGAAAAAAATCCGCTTAGCCAAGGCCAGGGATTTGATGATGCAGCATAACTTGAAAGCTTACATTGCCGCCGACAAGGTGGGATACGAAAGCTCATCGCAGTTCAGTCGAGAATTCAAACGCTATTTCGGCCAAAGCCCGGCAGAGATGATGCGAGAGTTGCGTGTCGCATGA